The following are from one region of the Arachis duranensis cultivar V14167 chromosome 10, aradu.V14167.gnm2.J7QH, whole genome shotgun sequence genome:
- the LOC107468906 gene encoding uncharacterized protein LOC107468906 (The sequence of the model RefSeq protein was modified relative to this genomic sequence to represent the inferred CDS: added 104 bases not found in genome assembly), with the protein MGFLRFMRRHNYPFKNKTGNQAHLLRCMQSRGFSKNEVVDGNNAVLPVLIIGAGPVGLVLSILLTKLGIKCAVLERNKTFSKHPQAHFINNRSMEIFRKIDGLAEEIQRSQPPIDLWRKFIYCTSLSGSVLGSVDHIQPQDLEHVVSPVSVAHFSQYKLAMLLRKQLENLGFKICAAESSEGHEHFCEKKIMMGHECVSIDASNSDFLTIIASTIDKGRRVEWNINCNILIGADGAGSTVRKLVGIEMRGEKDLQKLVSVHFFSKGLGQFLLQENPGMLFFIFNTEAIGVLVAHDLRQGEFVLQIPFYPPQQTIQDFSPKACEKLIIKLIGRKFGDIDVIDIKPWIMHAEVAERLTCCGNRILLAGDAAHRFPPAGGFGMNTGIQDAHNLSWKIASVMKGIAPFSMLNTYDIERRPIAVFNTELSLKNFRAAMSVPAALGLDPTVANTVHQFIINGVGSILPSGLQKVALDGIFALGRAQLSKSLLNESNPLGSSRLAKLRHIFEEGKSLQLQFPAEDLGFRYLQGALVPESNDIDIPAEVPTGRRRDYVPSASPGSRLPHMFVRLNRLTEEIVSTLDLVSGDKVEFVLIIAPLEESYHLAREAFKVAEKFQVSLKVCVLWPTDSVEELENGSKAALSPWKNYADVYEIKRSKRSNWWDMCKMTNRGAILVRPDEHIAWRTTSELAGDPRLEMQRVFSAILGVN; encoded by the exons ATGGGGTTTCTAAGATTTATGAGAAGACATAATTACCCTTTCAAAAATAAAACTGGGAATCAAGCACACCTACTCCGGTGCATGCAAAGTAGAGGTTTCTCAAAGAATGAAGTTGTTGATGGCAATAATGCCGTGCTTCCTGTTCTAATCATTGGAGCAGGACCCGTAGGTCTTGTTCTCTCTATTCTTCTCACCAAATTAG GAATTAAATGTGCTGTTTTAGAGAGAAACAAGACATTTTCTAAACATCCACAAGCACACTTCATCAACAATCGATCCATGGAG ATATTTCGCAAAATTGATGGCCTTGCTGAGGAGATCCAAAGGTCTCAACCACCAATAGATTTATGGAGGAAATTTATCTATTGCACTTCCCTCTCTGGTTCAGTTCTTGGATCTGTAGATCACATACAACCTCAAG ATCTTGAGCATGTTGTCAGCCCAGTCTCTGTTGCACACTTCTCACAGTACAAGCTAGCTATGCTACTCCGAAAGCAGCTTGAAAATCTAGGCTTTAAAATATGTGCAGCTGAAAGCTCAGAAGGACATGAACATTTTTGTGAAAAGAAAATCATGATGGGCCATGAGTGTGTATCTATTGATGCCAGTAATAGTGACTTTCTCACCATCATTGCATCTACAATTGATAAAGGGAGGCGTGTAGAGTGGAAtatcaattgtaacatcctcATTGGTGCAGATGGAGCAGGAAGTACTGTGAGAAAGCTTGTAGGAATAGAAATGAGAGGTGAGAAAGACTTGCAAAAGCTTGTTAGTGTCCATTTCTTTAGCAAAGGCCTTGGGCAGTTTCTGCTTCAGGAAAATCCCGGTATgctatttttcatatttaataCTGAAGCTATTGGCGTCCTTGTTGCTCATGACCTGAGGCAAGGGGAATTTGTATTGCAG ATACCTTTTTATCCACCTCAGCAAACCATTCAGGATTTCAGCCCAAAG GCTTGTGAGAAGTTAATCATTAAACTTATTGGTCGCAAGTTCGGAGACATAGATGTAATTGACATTAAGCCATGGATTATGCATGCTGAAGTTGCTGAAAGGCTTACATGTTGTGGCAACCGAATACTGCTTGCCGGTGATGCCGCTCATCGGTTTCCTCCTGCCGGTGGTTTTG GAATGAATACTGGCATACAGGATGCTCATAATCTTTCCTGGAAAATTGCTTCTGTGATGAAGGGTATTGCTCCATTTTCGATGTTAAATACTTACGACATTGAACGTAGACCA ATTGCTGTATTTAATACAGAATTAAGTCTAAAGAACTTTAGAGCTGCCATGTCTGTCCCTGCTGCACTTGGTCTTGACCCAACTGTTGCAAACACTG TACATCAATTTATCATTAATGGGGTTGGTTCCATTTTACCATCTGGATTGCAGAAGGTAGCTTTGGATGGAATTTTCGCATTAGGCCGTGCCCAGCTCTCAAAATCTCTCCTGAATGAAAGTAACCCTCTTGGATCGTCAAGGTTGGCGAAGCTAAGACATATATTTGAAGAAGGAAAGAGC TCGTCGGAGGGACTATGTCCCTTCAGCGTCTCCTGGATCAAGACTTCCCCATATGTTTGTGAGACTAAACAGGCTGACTGAG GAGATTGTATCTACACTTGATCTTGTCTCTGGGGATAAAGTTGAGTTCGTTCTCATCATAGCGCCTTTGGAGGAATCTTATCATCTTGCTCGTGAAGCATTCAAGGTTGCAGAGAAATTCCAAGTGTCTCTCAAAGTGTGTGTTTTATGGCCTACTGATTCTGTTGAAGAACTTGAGAATGGAAGCAAGGCTGCATTATCACCATGGAAGAATTATGCTGATGTATATGAAATCAAGAGATCCAAAAGATCAAATTGGTGGGATATGTGTAAAATGACAAACAGGGGAGCTATTTTAGTTAGACCTGACGAACATATTGCCTGGCGCACAACTTCTGAACTTGCTGGAGATCCAAGATTGGAGATGCAGAGGGTTTTTTCAGCTATATTGGGAGTAAACTAA
- the LOC107468910 gene encoding uncharacterized protein LOC107468910: MDEASGFGATTSSSMFRNFPLISAFVAFALAQSIKFFTTWYKERRWDPKQLVGSGGMPSSHSATVTALAAAVGFQDGFGGPLFATALVLACIVMYDATGVRMQAGRQAEVLNQIVYELPAEHPLAESRPLRELLGHTPPQVVAGGILGLVTAVMGRLIAMAW; encoded by the exons atGGATGAAGCGTCAGGGTTTGGTGCTACGACGTCGTCTTCAATGTTTAGGAATTTCCCTCTCATATCGGCATTCGTTGCTTTCGCCTTAGCTCAATCCATCAAGTTTTTCACTACCTG GTACAAAGAGAGGAGATGGGATCCCAAGCAACTAGTTGGATCTGGGGGAATGCCGTCGTCTCATTCGGCTACTGTGACGGCTCTTGCAGCCGCCGTTGGGTTCCAGGATGGCTTTGGAGGACCACTTTTCGCTACAGCGTTGGTCTTAGCTTGCATT GTAATGTATGATGCTACTGGCGTAAGAATGCAAGCTGGGCGCCAAGCAGAG GTTTTGAACCAAATTGTTTATGAACTTCCTGCCGAACATCCTCTGGCTGAAAGCAGACCTCTTCGTGAACTCCTTGGGCATACACCCCCGCAG GTTGTCGCTGGTGGAATACTGGGGCTTGTAACAGCGGTTATGGGTCGTCTAATAGCAATGGCTTGGTAG